Part of the Thunnus maccoyii chromosome 17, fThuMac1.1, whole genome shotgun sequence genome, tatatctgaatatttctgacttcagacaaaatgagacatttaaacattttataaaccaaatcAAACTAATACTGTTATTGAtcactgatcagctgatcaaacGTGAGAAACGGGAAagaaagtttaaatattaaaacacgaagcatgtttcagtttttttcagtgtttcctctttcAGCTGCAGTAGCCgccacttcctgtttcacatGAGATGTCACTTGaggcaggtcagaggtcagcagaGGTCAGCAAGGGGCCCCATGGTgaggagcttagtactggggccCCATGGTcaggagcttagtactggggccCCATGGTGAGgagtttagtactgggggccccatggtcaggagcttagtactgggggccccatggtgaggagcttagtactggggccCCATGGTcaggagcttagtactggggccCCATGGTgaggagcttagtactgggggccccatggtgaggagtttagtactgggggccccatggtcaggagcttagtactgggggccccatggtcaggaggttagtactggggcccCATGGTgaggagcttagtactggggccCCATGGTgaggagcttagtactgggggccccatggtcaggagcttagtactgggggccccatggtcaggagcttagtactgggggcccatggtgaggagcttagtactggggccCCATGGTCAGGAGCTTAGTACCGGGGCCCCATGGTgaggagcttagtactgggggccccatggtcaggagcttagtactgggggccccatggtgaggagcttagtactggggccCCATGGTCAGGAGCTTAGTACCGGGGCCCCATGGTCAGGAGCTTAGTACCGGGGCCCCATGGTcaggagcttagtactgggggccccaGGATCAGAGTTTGTAGATGTTTTATGATCATCAGaagtcagctgagggtcaaaTACTCAGATTACTGCCTGAGGAGAAAAAGGGGGGCGTGATGCCttcaaaggtgagatgaggcTGCATCAATACTTTTCCAGCTCTGAAAACACATCTGATACTTGGTTTAGTTTGGGGTGACAGGAACGTCACATTCAGATAATACACCTGTAGGTTACTGACGGGGGCGGAGTCAGTGGCGACCAGGTCAGTGTGTCCTCTGCTGTGAGTAGTGACATCAACACGCTGCTTCAGGCAAAGACACTCAGCAACTCTACtgcaaaatgtcaacatgtatGTTTATATCACCAACAATGACGATGTTGGTTGACATGGAGCAGACTGAGGTCAGGAGGTCGTGGATCTCAGGGAGGAGAGATGAGTTTGGTTTGTAGATGAGAACATTGTCATGGAGTAACGTGGTTTACATGTTAGAGAAGAAAGATCCAACACTGGCAGGGAGACAGTTTCGGTTCAGCCTGGAGTGTGATTGTTAAACCACCAGACCTGCAGGCTTCTTCCAGTAGTAGTCCTCTGGTTCACGTCGGTAGTCCTCTGGTTCACGTCGGTTGTCCTCTGGTTCACGTCGGTAGTCCTCTGGTTCACGTCGGTTGTCCTCTGGTTCACGTCGGTAGTCCTCTGGTTCACGTCGGTAGTCTTCTGGTTCACTCTGGTTTACTCTGGTTCACGTCGGTTGTCTTCTGGTTCATGTCAGTAGTCCTCTGGTTCGTGTCAGTAGTCCTGTAGTTCATGTCAGTAGTCCTGTAGTTCATGTCAGTAGTCCTGTAGTTTGTGTCAGTAGTCCTGTAGTTCATGTCAGTAGTCCTCTGGTTCATGTCAGTAGTCCTGTAGTTCATGTCAGTAGTCCTGTAGTTCGTGTCAGTAGTCCTGTAGTTCATGTCAGTAGTCCTCTGGTTCATGTCAGTAGTCCTGTAGTTTGTGTCAGTAGTCCTGTAGTTCATGTCAGTAGTCCTGTAGTTCGTGTCAGTAGTCCTGTAGTTCATGTCAGTAGTCCTCTGGTTCGTGTCTGTAGTCCTGTAGTTCGTGTCAGTAGTCCTCTGGTTCGTGTCAGTAGTCCTGTAGTTCATGTCAGTAGTCCTGTAGTTCGTGTCAGTAGTCCTGTAGTTCATGTCAGTAGTCCTGTAGTTCGTGTCAGTAGTCCTGTAGTTCGTGTCAGTAGTCTTGTAGTTCATGTCAGTAGTCCTCTGGTTCGTGTCTGTAGTCCTGTAGTTCGTGTCAGTAGTCCTGTAGTTCATGTCAGTAGTCCTGTAGTTTGTGTCAGTAGTCCTGTAGTTCATGTCAGTAGTCCTCTGGTTCGTGTCTGTAGTCCTGTAGTTCGTGTCAGTAGTCCTCTGGTTCGTGTCAGTAGTCCTGTAGTTCGTGTCAGTAGTCCTGTAGTTCGTGTCAGTAGTCCTGTAGTTCGTGTCAGTAGTCCTGTAGTTCGTGTCAGTAGTCTTGTAGTTCATGTCAGTAGTCCTCTGGTTCGTGTCTGTAGTCCTGTAGTTCGTGTCAGTAGTCCTGTAGTTCATGTCAGTAGTCCTGTAGTTCGTGTCAGTAGTCCTGTAGTTCGTGTCAGTAGTCTTGTAGTTCATGTCAGTAGTCCTCTGGTTCGTGTCTGTAGTCCTGTAGTTCGTGTCAGTAGTCCTGTAGTTCGTGTCAGTAGTCCTGTAGTTCATGTCAGTAGTCCTCTGGTTCGTGTCTGTAGTCCTGTAGTTCGTGTCAGTAGTCCTGTAGTTCATGTCAGTAGTCCTGTAGTTTGTGTCAGTAGTCCTgtagttcaatcaatcaatcaatccatttt contains:
- the LOC121882253 gene encoding autotransporter adhesin SadA-like, whose amino-acid sequence is MNYRTTDTNHRTTDMNYRTTDTNHRTTDMNYRTTDTNYRTTDTNQRTTDMNYRTTDTNYRTTDTNYRTTDTNQRTTDMNYKTTDTNYRTTDTNYRTTDMNYRTTDTNYRTTDTNQRTTDMNYKTTDTNYRTTDTNYRTTDTNYRTTDTNYRTTDTNQRTTDTNYRTTDTNQRTTDMNYRTTDTNYRTTDMNYRTTDTNYRTTDTNQRTTDMNYKTTDTNYRTTDTNYRTTDMNYRTTDTNYRTTDMNYRTTDTNQRTTDTNYRTTDTNQRTTDMNYRTTDTNYRTTDMNYRTTDTNYRTTDMNQRTTDMNYRTTDTNYRTTDMNYRTTDMNQRTTDMNYRTTDTNYRTTDMNYRTTDMNYRTTDTNQRTTDMNQKTTDVNQSKPE